The genomic region GTCCAACAGGTGAAGAATTCGTCCCAGAACTTTCAGAATCCACGAAGTCTTATTCCACCAAACACAATTTAACTCAGAAAGAGCATGAAATCGTTCATACTCAAacgattatttttaaaatgaatctGCGATGGCCCACAACGCTGGAAAAGTTCGCATTCTCGATACCCAACATGAATGCACTCTCTTAGCTGAAAAACAAAACGTCACTCATGAAAACGCAAGTTTTTATTGGGTACCATTCAACAcaaatattgtttgcatttttatgGCGCAAAAGTGTCATTTCAATTTTAAGTATACATAATCATGGATTACAGCTAATATATAATTCATATTGAGGAGTTGGGATATATGGATTtttatatacgatttttttaatgaagtatGAAACATTGTCAATTTAATAGTTTAAAATTTGCTCGTAATTAATTTGTGTACATTTCGTTCAGAACGTTAATAGAATTCTTCTGATTCTATATGTTTAAAGATACTTAgagaaaaacaaaaatcaaaagtatgcatattaaatataaagttcAACTGCAATTGATTTCATATTAATTAATTACTTAAGTATCAGTCAGTTTCAACGGAACAAAAATTGCGCTCGCAAAAAATGTCCTGCTTTATAAAATTAgaagtgtgtttattttttgaaGAAGAGGAACAATAATTAATGACGAACGTCATTGACTGTAATAAAACCGATTAAATGTGCGTAATTAATACATTGTCTACGTgtcaattttaaaatatctgtgtgtgttttttcacagTTCATTCAATCATTTTGTGCCTTGTATTGCCACTTTTGATCTTAATGTTCAAATGCTCAAAATGTAGTGTTGTTGATGTTGATTTATAATATGTTGATAATTACTTTAAATACGTGCAGAAAAGCATGTAatcgttatataaataataatgggaTGGTGGGGTATATGACATCTTGATGACGaggattgtgatgatgatgatgatgatgatgatgatgatgatgatgatgatgatgatgatgatgatgatgatgatgatgatggtgatgatgatgatgatgatcatgatcatgatcatgatgatcatgatgatcatgatgatgatgatgatgatgatgatgatgatgatcatgatgatgatgatgatgatgatgatgatgatgatgatgatgatgatgatgatgatgatgatgatgatgatgatgatgatgatcacgatcatgatcatgatcatgatgatgatgatgatcatgatgatcatgatgatgattatcatcatgatgatgatgtcgatgatggtgatgatgatggtgatgatgatgatgatgatgatgtcgatgatgatgatgatggtgatgatgatggtgatgatggttgtAGTAATAAGGATTATTTGTTGGTGATACACGTGATACAAAATATAGAAATTTACCAGTTTTCGTGCTTGCCGCGCGGCCCACAGGCTTGATGTTCCGGCATACAAGCGGCACGAGTGAAGTCAAACACCTCGCCGACCGCGCACTTGACAGTGCCCGCGTACTTGCCGCCCTTGCAGTGGACATATCGGTCACACCGACCCGACACATCCGGGTAGAGGCCGTCTAACTTGGTCTCGCACTCGGGCATCATTCCTCCGTGATCTCGCGGGATCATGTCCAGGGGAACACATTGGTTAAAGTCTGGATGGAATAACTGCGTCCGTCCGCTCTCGTCTGCTTTGCACGTGTTGTGCTCCACGGTCCGGTCTTTGTAGCAGACGACATAGTATGGACTCCACAGTTTCGCCTCGTGCGGTGCAAGACCGTTGGGTTTCCCCTCACATTTGCCGAACTGGACATTGCAAGGAATACAGTGGGCTGCTACGCAGCCGTTCCTTCTGTAGTCGCCTAAGTGGCAAGCAAAACGCGAATGagaaatgtaattttaattatttttttaatttaaaaattcatATAAATCAATGATACAACAAGAGAACGATCATTTAAGTGTGCAGAAAATACGACATTCACATAACTAAGTTGTCACGTATACTTACAAGCATCTTTAAATTCTCGTCTAGATCCACACTTcactttttcaaaatgttcacACTGCTTGGTCTCCGCGTTGAAGAGTTCGGGGTACGGACACTCGACCATATGTTGCTCCAGCAACCGAGGAACGTCCTGGTAGCGAACGCTGCAGTTGTAGTACGCCTGACATTCCGTGGGATGGGCGATTATGCCGCCAAACATGTTGCAACGCTCTTCGATAGACAGCGGACCTggtaatttgaaatatatatcaCGTAAACGGGAAGTATTAACACATATTTGGCACATTGCTATATTAGTGGAAATGAATTTacatgtttgttcaaatttgtttgtttttatttgtaaatgtttattttgcgAAACGCCACAGTAGACaattaatgtgtttattttaaaataagttcgGAAACAATAAAACGAAACAACCGGAAATTACTCATGAGCGTCGGGGATGATTGGTAATCCGTCCGTCACCGGCACGCCGCCTTCCATTTTGCAGTCGTCAAATACGCTGCCTTCGGGCACACACACGTTAACGCTCGTGCTGAATTTGGAACGCGCGGGGCACGGGGGCATCTCGACTGGCCGCCCGAACACGCACAGGTAATAGCACTTGCAGTCCGCCTTCGGGATTATTTGGTAGCCGCTCTTGTTGCACTGCGGGTCAGCGATGGGTGCCGCGCTTATAAGTCCCGCAACAATCAGAAGTACAGCGATAtacaacattttttatatttaaattcgtAAAATCAGTTTTCTCCTTAAAATCGGCAAGATGATAAACTGCTTTTTTCTTATAGTTACTTAATTCCCAGTTTACTATCCCGTCTTGTATGTTTGAGATTGGCAGCTCAATGATCGAGATTGGCAAACGCCGACACAGAAGCCCACCTTTGGGCTGGTCCTTCCTCATTCTGTAAACAAAACCTCCCTATGAAATGACGTAAGCGCATACTTTCAATGGCAAAGGATTTCGTTGTCATTGCGGAGGTTTCATAGATATGTAATAACTCACAGTTAAGAcacaattaattatatatatatggtcctAAAAATAGAATGCATCAATTCATGAAATGCATGTTAATATACGATGTTGAGGAAAATTCGCAATATTGATGCACCACTACACTTACTTCATTGATTGAGGCGGTGTTAAACGCGGGCTTGTGGTTTATTACGGCGTGTCAGTGGTAAATAAGTGGCGGAAATATCGTTGCCATGTTCAATGGTTTGCGTTTATGATTATAGTAACTGCTTTTATTTATCACACAGTTGCTATCGTTATTTTTCCGCCCTCTCGTGTTATTAATTTTTCTAgctgtgtacattttttttaaatacgttaATACAACAATAGCAGCgacaacttaaaaaaatgtaagaCCAGCTGCTGTTGTAACTTCAGCAGTAACAACATCAACAGTTAACAAACTTCAACTTAATCAGCGGCAATAAATACAACGAGAACTTACAACAGTTATAACGAGAGTGTATGCCAACACCATAACCATGACTACACATTAGTCAAATATACAAAAAACCGTCTTTAAACATACAAGTCTATTACCCAAATTGGCAACATTAATGCGGACTGAAGATTTCGGAGCAGTTTATGTTGCTTCtagtcaaaataaaacatattttattagcATTTGTAACGAGGGAAGATGATATGTTTAGCGTTAACAAGTTGTGATCGTGATGGACATACATTTTTCATATCAAGGCGACGTTTAATTCagacatttatataatataatttgaagAATTTGAGTTGCGGTCTTTCTCTTAAATAAGGTCTTAATTTTTTCTGCTGTTATATTGATATACgcgtatgttgtttttttgcatgtaCAATACAGAAAATTATGTATGAccatttatttggttattttctGGCATTTTTATGAATGCGTCGTGGCAATCATAACCAACTTTTAGTTTTTCCTTAATTAAATGCAACTTAAGTTCAACCGATCCTTGTACAATACGTAAAATGGGCAGTGGCGACAGGAGAAAAAAAACACAGATAATGCAACGTTAGCGTTTGTGACGGCTGTTATATCCTGAAATGAGTATTTTCTAGACACTTTTTAGGAGAAAATGCAGCAAATAAGATTTGTCTAAATTTACAAATAACGCACTTTTTGGCACTCATAAGCATGTGTTAATCATATAAAGTCAAAGGAAATGTAAACAGTTGAAAAAGCACGCGCTGGTATTTTTACACTTAAGGCAACGTCAATGCTGGTTGCGGCTGTAAAGTTCAGAAATATGTACTATTTAAACACTATTTAAGGGAGATATGCATCAATAaggtttgttaaaataattatataacacacgttttttttttgcatttatatgcaCGTTTGGGTCCTAAAACATCAAAGTAGATGCAAAAGAAGCGAGAAAACAAGTACTGGTATTTCAAATTTTGATTGTAAGTGGGtgaatatttatatacattttcgtTCATTGAATCATTAATAACGCGCATGTTTCCTTGTAAATGTTGTAATACGGtaatttttcaattgtttttgcaGAGGTTTTAAACTGACTATTAAGTAGCgtaatattttattatgacaatTAAGAAGAGTAATATTGTGTCCCAATTGATTACCGTTAATTTGTATGAAAATTAATTATAACACCATTTAAAATGGCTGTCTGGTTAGCTCAGTGGTTTGGTACATGCGCTTCTCATCTCTGCAACCCGGGTTTAATCCCCAAtcccaatgcatgtgcgtttggTAAGTAGTCACCAAAACGGACAGATAAGTTTCCTCCCGGCACTCCggtttcaccccccccccccacacacacacacaccataagaccacaccaaaattgaattagagctttgtcacagacgtgacgtataccccacatgctgcattgacacataatattttgcatgttgtcttcacaaaacaagagaaactaatttatggcgatttttaataataattattatgccattatcgtTTATGgcaattttgacatttgaactcttgaattctttcgcataacACGCCGTACAATGAACACAATTAAATGTGCAAAActatttcaaaatctcacaatgaacgacatagttatggcccggacaagctcatttatggccatttttgacctctgAACTCCAAGTGTGtccatgaccttggagatatcgacgtaattctttcgcatgacacaccgtccaatgatggtgaacaaatatgccaaatgattttaaaatctcacaatgaacgacgtagttatggtccggacaatctcatttatgaacatttttgacctttgaactgaaagtgtcaccttgaccttagagacatcgacgtaattctttcgcatgacacaccgtctaatgatggtgaacaaatgttccaaatgattttaaaatctcacaatgaacgacgtAATTATGGCCCGTACAAGGTCATTCATGgccattttttgacctttgaacgtaaagtgtgaccttgaccttggagatatcgacataattatttcgcatgacacatcgtccaatgatggtgaacaaatatgcaaaacgatttgtaaatttcaaaatgaccGACGTAGTTATGGCCCGTACAagctcatttttggccatttttgacctttgaactaaaagtgtaaccttgaccttggatatatcgacgttattatttcgcatgacacaccgtccaatgatggtgaacaaataagccaaatgattttaaaatctcaaaatgaacgacGTAGTAATGGCTcgtacaagctcatttatggccgtttttgaccttttaactaaaaatgtgaacttgaccttggagatatcgacgtaattctttcgcatgatacaccgcccaatgatggtgaacaaatgtgccaaatgattttaaatctcaaaatgaacgacatagttatggtccgtacaagctcatttatggtcatttttgacctttgaactaaaagtgtgaccttgaccttggagatattgacataatgacacaccgtccaatgatggtgaacaaatgtgccgaatatattaaaatctcaaaataaatgacaaagtcatggcccggacaagctcatttatggttaactccaagtgtgaccttgaccttggagatatcgacgtacttctttcgcatgacacactgtcccatgatggtgaacaaatgtactaagtcattttaaaatctaacgattaatgacatagttatggcctggacaaatTTCGgtataaaacgcactaagtgaccccgtgacctagtttttgacccggcatgacccataatcaaccttgacctagacatcatctagatacaacttctgaccaagcttggtgaagatcggatgaaattttaaggacagacagaccgactgaatAGTGCATATTGCTCACTTAAGCAATAATATAGACTTACCTAGTTTTAATATACAAAACTGCTTAAatgtgcaaatatatatttaaatatgagaaaataatgAATAGTTCATAATCAATTCTTAGTGGAACAAATGAAATGTTTCCATGGCACCTAAACATaacagaaatataaaaaaacgcacataaacattttaattcaagataTGTTTTTCATATTGTAAAAGGAAGATGAAATTTTGAGAGGAAAAGAGTGACATGTTCACACATTTTATGCTCCCCTCCGCCGCCATGATAAACGCGGTCAGGCCTATAGTATTATCTACGGAGGCATAGAGGTGATATTgactcttctttttttttaaatcactcctttttttaaattgcactcctcttgtTTCTTTCTCGTTACCACGACATACTAACTCGAGGGAATTACTaactaactcgtgggaacgagtaagctatgtcgttGGAATGAATTACTATGTCGAGGGAACGAGATAgcaaaaaagaggagtgcataTCTAACAAAAAGAagagtgcaatgaaaaaagagcagtgcagtaaataaaggagtgCATTAAACATTTCTCTGCATCTTTTTTTCATTGCGCTCAACTTCATgggaacgagttagctatgtcgtgggaacgaatGACTAAGTCGAGGGAACGAGATGGAAaaaaggagtgcaaaactaatCAAAAATTTTAGTTTTACACTCCTCTTTGTACTTAAGTTTTCACAGTCCTCCTTTTCTCTTTACTTTTAATACCTGAAGTTAGTATGTCGTGGGAAAGAGATAGAAAAAACAGGAATGCAATTTAAAACCATAAgttgcgcggcagaggccgacgcgtatccccacgccgcatagatgttatattaaaaggcaattttgagtgggcaaggcctatgttgatGGGGCCCCGGgttgggtaatgtgaacatggatggtcgagatagaccgtgttgttaTAAGGGATGTTCAGTatttatttgaagtcaattggtgaataaatgaagaagttatgttaaaacaaaaatttgggtgggcgtggtctatgtgggcggggcgccccagggctgttaatgggaccatgcatagttgagattgaccgtattgtcataagagaagttcagtttcaattagaagtgaatcggtgtagaaatgaaaatgttatagtaaaaggcaattttgggtgggcggggtttatgtgggcggggcgccccagggttggtaatggggccatgcatagttgagattgaccgttttctcataagagatgttcagtatcaatttgaagtaaatcgttgtagaaatgaagaagatAATGTcaaataacctaaacaaatgagtgaaaatctctgacccggctccaTCCCAACCACCATAACTTTtgactcaggggtcagatcaaaattcaaaatagtgcactgtcgcacatatgctcagaGCTACCATGTGCTTAATTTTgtaggttctagtgctaatagtgtaggaggagatagtggccaggacgaacgGATGGttggacggacggcggagataaccacataatcccccgcTCCAATCtggagcgtggggataatcaatgaaaaataagaataaaagtactggtgtgacgatgcgtttgaagaggatggatataaaagcatcattttAAGTGTATATACATTACCACAAGTGTGTACGTGGgttaaaaaaatttgggtacgaaaaacaatttgggtacgaaaattgtgggtcgaaaaaattatgccaaaacaacaatttgggtacgaaaaacaaattgggtacgaaaaaataggTACCAAAAAAAagatgggtaggaaaaaaattcggtacgaataaaaattgggtactacgaaacaaaatttgggtaggaaaaaaaatagttaggaaaaaaattgagtacggaaaaaaattgggtacaaaaaaaaattgtgtttgaaaaaaaattgggtacgaaaaaatttgggtacgaaaaacaaattagGAACGAaaagaaattgggtacgaacaaaaatttgagtacgaaaaaaaatattgggtacgtaAAAAAAATTCGATAAAAAAATTATTGGGTATgaaaatttttgggtacgaaaaaaacttaAGTGTACGGGGAAATTGGGGAACGAAAAAAATAGGTacggaaaaaattgggtacgaacaattttcggtacgaaataaaattgggggtacggggaagtagtacccgtggacctctcgataaatttgaaagaggacgggaaccaagctgcctttacctttataaatggccctggggtgggttatgtggacatggatggtcgagagaccgtgttgtcataagagatgttcagtatttatttgaactcaattggtgaataaatgaagaagtcatgttaaaacaaaattttggttgtgcgtggtcggccactatctcctcctacattaTTAGCACTAGTaccttgaaacttgcacacatggtagctatgagcatatgtgcgacggtgcactattttgaaattttgatatgacccctgggtcaaaagttattatcatgtgcgccGCGTGTTTTAagtaaaatgaatgaaaatgtcCTCATTTTAGCCCATTTTACCCCCATAACGTTTGACCcagggtcagataaaaattccaagtagtgcaccgtcgcacatatgctcatagctaccatgtgtgtaagtttcaaggttctagtgctaatagtgtaggaggagattgtGGTCAGGACAAACGGACAGAACGCGGAGATCCCAACAATATCCCCATgctttaaaaagcgtggggataaaaaagaaAAGTCTATGCCAACGTAGTTACCCCTGTGCGTGCGGGTGTTTCGTGTCCGGGTCATAACTTTTGTGTACATGATGGCATTtcattatcaataaaaacaaatttatcacAGTAAACACTTGGGagattttgtatatatataactAGTCCgtgcatattgtttttgcagCATAAGCATTATATTGAACTTTCCGCAATCGGACtggaaaaaaaaagtgttttgcaGTGCTGTTTGAGACGTTTTACTATAAAATAATGTTCCACCATgctagtattatttaataacatttccaATAATATCGGGGTTTTATCGAGCATGAAGCAAGTATTACATTGATTTATCTTTAACGTTTTACATAAACacgaaacaaaaaataattacacTCTAAAAATGacataatacattgtacgttATATGTATTAATAGCAGATGAGCATGTCCGTCTAAATTAAAATATGTCTctatcaaatgaaaaaaaaggtGAACAAACGTATTGCTCCGTATGTAAATATACCCTTACAGGAAAGATCGTCTTAAACAAACACTTCCCCGAGGGAAAGAAACACGTAAGATACTAAAAAGCAAAGTTGTAGaacaaacgtttaaaaaaaaagaactaatacatgtacttatactCAATTCATTGGTATGTTTAGCTACACATAAATGGTGAATTAACTATGCagtaaaaacattttaaagggGGGTGAGTGAGGAATGAGTCCTTATTTAATTTCTTGACAGCGAAAATTCCTGTGTAAAAACAAAATTCCACA from Dreissena polymorpha isolate Duluth1 chromosome 5, UMN_Dpol_1.0, whole genome shotgun sequence harbors:
- the LOC127832570 gene encoding uncharacterized protein LOC127832570 isoform X1; amino-acid sequence: MFGGIIAHPTECQAYYNCSVRYQDVPRLLEQHMVECPYPELFNAETKQCEHFEKVKCGSRREFKDACDYRRNGCVAAHCIPCNVQFGKCEGKPNGLAPHEAKLWSPYYVVCYKDRTVEHNTCKADESGRTQLFHPDFNQCVPLDMIPRDHGGMMPECETKLDGLYPDVSGRCDRYVHCKGGKYAGTVKCAVGEVFDFTRAACMPEHQACGPRGKHENC
- the LOC127832570 gene encoding uncharacterized protein LOC127832570 isoform X2 gives rise to the protein MFGGIIAHPTECQAYYNCSVRYQDVPRLLEQHMVECPYPELFNAETKQCEHFEKVKCGSRREFKDACDYRRNGCVAAHCIPCNVQFGKCEGKPNGLAPHEAKLWSPYYVVCYKDRTVEHNTCKADESGRTQLFHPDFNQCVPLDMIPRDHGGMMPECETKLDGLYPDVSGRCDRYVHCKGGKYAGTVKCAVGEVFDFTRAACMPEHQACGPRGKHENC